ACGGTGGTGCTGCTCGGCATCGTCAGCCTGCTGACCGACGTCTCCTCGGAGATGGTCGCCGCGGTGCTGCCGGTGTATCTCACCGCCGAGCTCGGGCTCGGTCTGCTGGCGTACGGCGTTGTCGACGGGCTCTACCAGGGCGCCAGCGCTCTGGTGAGGATCTTCGGGGGGTATCTGGGCGACCGGTCCAACCGGCCGAAGTGGGTCGCCGCCGCCGGTTATTCCCTCTCGGCGGCGAGCCGGCTGGCCATGCTGCCCGCGCACGGGTTCGCCGCTGTCACCGCGGTGGTGACAGCGGACCGGCTGGGCAAGGGACTGCGGACGGCGCCACGGGACGCGCTCATCGCGGATGCGTCGGATCCGCGCACGCTGGGCCGCTCATTCGGGGCCCATCGGACCTTGGACACCATCGGCGCCGCGGCCGGCCCGCTGGTGGCGTTCTCGCTGCTGTGGTTCGTGCCCGGAGGCTATTCGGCGGTCTTCGTCGCGTCGTTCGCCTTCGCCGTGCTGGGCGTCGCCGTCATGGTCCTCTTCGTGCCGGACCGGCGCAGCAGGGCGACCGGGGGCTTGCCGGTCCGGCGGGTGCTCCGGGAACTGGCCGGTCCGGGGCTCCGGCGTCCGCTGGTCGCCGCCGGCGTGCTGGGGCTGTTCACGATCGGCGATGGATTTGTCTACCTGTCGTTGCAGGATCGCGACCAGTTCGCCGCGAGCTATTTCCCGCTGCTGTTCGTGGGCACCAACGTCGCCTACCTCACCTTTGCGATTCCGCTGGGGCGTCTCGCCGATCGGGTCGGGCGGTCGCGCGTCTTCGTCGGCGGCCACCTCGCGCTGCTCGTCGCCTATCTGGTCGCCGCGGCCCCGGTGGGCGGCCTGGGGGCGACCGTCGTGGCCCTGGTCCTCCTGGGTACGTTCTACGCCGCGACCGACGGGGTGCTCGCCGCGCTGGTCAGCCGCAGAGTGGCCAGCGACGCGCGGGGGAGCGGTATCGCCGCAGCCCAGACCGTCGTCGTGATCGCGCGGTTCGCCGGTGCGCTCGCCTTCGGCAGCCTGTGGCAGATCCTTGGCCGCCAGGCGGCCCTCTGTCTGCTGGCCGGCCTGCTGCTGGCGGGAGTGGTGATGGCCGGGCGGCTGCTGTCCGGTCGGGACCGCCCCGGGTCCGTGGGCACCACGGCAACCGGTGCCGACACGCCCGGTGTCGCGGAGGTGCCCGGCGTCGGCGCGGCGGCCGGCGAGGCGGGGGAGAACCAGCGATGAGCGGCCGCGCGCGGGTCTGGACGTTGGCCGCCATCGTCCTGGTCGCCCTGCTCGGAACGGTCGGCTACATCTACTCCGTTCGCCGGGAGCAGACGCAGGCGGTGGCAGCGGCGCCGCCGATGCCCACGCGTCCGGACCTCGCGGCGGTGACGAGCGTGCCCCATGTCGTCTTCCGCAGCACCGCAGCCGGCGGCGACTACGGCCGGGTGGCGGTCGTCCCGCTCAGCGAGCCGGCCGGGCCCCGGGCGTTCACCCCGATCGCCTGCGACCGGGTCTACGCACGGCGGAGCGAGGCGGTGTGCCTGCATGCCAAGCCCGGCATGGTCACGACGTACCGCGCCCAGGTCCTCGGTCCGGACTGGAGTGTCACCCGCGAGCTGCCCCTCTCCGGCGTGCCGAGCCGTACCCGGCTGTCGCGCGACGGGTCGCTCGTGGCGACGACGACCTTCGTCGCGGGACACAGCTACACGACGCCCGGCCGGTTCTCCACCGAGACCCTCGTGACCAGGCTTGCCGACGGGCATTCCACCAACGTCGAGCCCTTCCAGTTGATCGTCGGCGGCGAGCGCGTGACAAGCGCGGACCGCAATCTCTGGGGTGTCACGTTCGCCGACGGGGACAGCTTCTATGCGACGGCGGCGTCGGGCGGCAGGACCTGGCTCGTGCGGGGCAGCCTTGGCGGGCAGCGCCTCGTCGCGCTTCGGGACGACGCGGAGTGCCCCTCCCTCTCGCCGGACGGCACCCGGATCGCCTTCAAGACCCGGGCCGGCCAGGCGCCGGGGCACTGGCGGATCGCGGTGTACGACATCGCCACCGGCAAGGCGACGATCCTGGCCGAGCAACGCAGCGTCGACGACCAGATCGAGTGGCTCGACGACAGCCGGGTGATCTACGGCCTGCCGCGCGGCGGGGAGGGCCCGTCGACGAGTGACCTCTGGACGGCGCGCGCGGACGGCGGCGGCGACGCTGAACTGTTCATCCGCGATGCCTGGTCGCCGGCGGTCGTACGGTAGCCGCCTCATCCGCCCCGACGGCGGCGGGCACCTTCTCGGCGTCGGGCTTCGGCGCTCGTCGGTCGGTTGCCGGCCGTGGGACGCTCGCCGTCGCCTCACCCCGCCGCGGGGACCAGGCCTTCAGCGACATCGCCGGCCGTTCCACGACATGCCACGACGGAACTGCCAGCGCGAGGGTGGCGATGGCGCAGACCGCGATGTAGGGAACCAGGCCGAGCCGCGGCACGCCCAGCAGAGCCAGGAGTTGCTGGACCGGGAAGGCGTAGATGTAGAAGCCGTAGGAATAGTCGTGCCGGCGCCCGATCCGGCGCGACCAGCGTGGCAACCGTACCGCCAGCCACAGGACGAGGTAGGCGAAGGCCGGATAGCCCAGCACCGCGAAGGCCCCGAGCTGCGTGGTGGCGACCACGACGGCGGCGGCGACGACGGCGAGACCGTCGTTGAGGACGATCCTCTCTCGGTAGAGCTGGCACGCGGCGCCCAGGAGGAAGACGTAGGTCAGGTAGACGAGTGAGTAGGTGTCCAGCCCGTCGACGCCGAAAACCGGACCGTGCACGCCCTGCGGCCCCGGGACCTCCGGTGCCCGGAGGAGGTCGTGCACCATGACTCCCGCACCGGCCAGCACAAGCATCGCCACCAGCCACCTGGCCCGGCGCAGAACACCGATGGCCGCCAACCCGGCGACAAGCAGATAGCAGAGTACTTCATAGATGAGGCTCCAGAGCGAGCCGTTGAAGACCGATGTGCCGGTGCGCTGCCCGTACGGGGTGTCCAGCAGCAGGCCAGAGATTCCGTACTGCCAGATCGCGACGAACGAGTTGCTGAGGATGTACTGGAAAGGCCCGTCGGAGTCGGAGAAGAGGCCGTGGAGACTGCCGCGCTCCGAAAGGGACACGATCGGCGCGAAGACGAAGGCCGTCACCACAAGGCACACCCACAGGCCCGGCAGGATCCGTAGGCCGCGGTGCCACAGGTATCGAAGGACCGGAACCCGGGCCCCGCTGCGGGTGATCAGAAAGCCGGAGATGACGAAGAAGCCCAGGATTCCGATGTCGCCCAGCCCAGTCTGGCCGTTCGTGAGCCCGCCGCCCGGGTCGTCCTGGCCGAAGCCGATCGGCAAAGAATGGGACACGAGTACGGCAAAGGCGAACATCAGCCGGAGAAGACCGAAGCTGTTGTCCGCCGAAGAGAAGGCAGCGGCGATGGTCTGCCTCGCTCGGACTCCGGCCAGCACTTCGAAAGTCAACCACGACACGGGCGGAAGGTCGGTAGTTTGCTCAGTCGGGAAGTCGACATCGACGCGCCGGAGATGTGTCAGGGCATTTCGCCTTTGCCGTATACGGACTGTTTTCCTTGGTGGCCGGCGATGATTACGCTGGCCGCCATGTCTGCCCAG
The window above is part of the Micromonospora inositola genome. Proteins encoded here:
- a CDS encoding MFS transporter; the protein is MYVSVRGRPGADPAVEPGSGLPRVGATVVLLGIVSLLTDVSSEMVAAVLPVYLTAELGLGLLAYGVVDGLYQGASALVRIFGGYLGDRSNRPKWVAAAGYSLSAASRLAMLPAHGFAAVTAVVTADRLGKGLRTAPRDALIADASDPRTLGRSFGAHRTLDTIGAAAGPLVAFSLLWFVPGGYSAVFVASFAFAVLGVAVMVLFVPDRRSRATGGLPVRRVLRELAGPGLRRPLVAAGVLGLFTIGDGFVYLSLQDRDQFAASYFPLLFVGTNVAYLTFAIPLGRLADRVGRSRVFVGGHLALLVAYLVAAAPVGGLGATVVALVLLGTFYAATDGVLAALVSRRVASDARGSGIAAAQTVVVIARFAGALAFGSLWQILGRQAALCLLAGLLLAGVVMAGRLLSGRDRPGSVGTTATGADTPGVAEVPGVGAAAGEAGENQR
- a CDS encoding TolB family protein, yielding MSGRARVWTLAAIVLVALLGTVGYIYSVRREQTQAVAAAPPMPTRPDLAAVTSVPHVVFRSTAAGGDYGRVAVVPLSEPAGPRAFTPIACDRVYARRSEAVCLHAKPGMVTTYRAQVLGPDWSVTRELPLSGVPSRTRLSRDGSLVATTTFVAGHSYTTPGRFSTETLVTRLADGHSTNVEPFQLIVGGERVTSADRNLWGVTFADGDSFYATAASGGRTWLVRGSLGGQRLVALRDDAECPSLSPDGTRIAFKTRAGQAPGHWRIAVYDIATGKATILAEQRSVDDQIEWLDDSRVIYGLPRGGEGPSTSDLWTARADGGGDAELFIRDAWSPAVVR
- a CDS encoding acyltransferase family protein, whose translation is MLAGVRARQTIAAAFSSADNSFGLLRLMFAFAVLVSHSLPIGFGQDDPGGGLTNGQTGLGDIGILGFFVISGFLITRSGARVPVLRYLWHRGLRILPGLWVCLVVTAFVFAPIVSLSERGSLHGLFSDSDGPFQYILSNSFVAIWQYGISGLLLDTPYGQRTGTSVFNGSLWSLIYEVLCYLLVAGLAAIGVLRRARWLVAMLVLAGAGVMVHDLLRAPEVPGPQGVHGPVFGVDGLDTYSLVYLTYVFLLGAACQLYRERIVLNDGLAVVAAAVVVATTQLGAFAVLGYPAFAYLVLWLAVRLPRWSRRIGRRHDYSYGFYIYAFPVQQLLALLGVPRLGLVPYIAVCAIATLALAVPSWHVVERPAMSLKAWSPRRGEATASVPRPATDRRAPKPDAEKVPAAVGADEAATVRPPATRHRG